A stretch of DNA from Pseudomonadota bacterium:
ATCATCACACAATCGAATCCTGCTCAAGCCGGCGCACAACCGGCAAGAGGTATGACCATGGCGCAGGTTGAGAGTCGCTTCGGCATCCCGGATGTGCGCCGTGCGCCCGTTGGAAATCCACCCATCACCCGTTGGGAATACCCAAGTTTTGTGGTGTATTTCGAATATCGTCACGTTATCCATTCGGTGAACAAGGTCTCGCGCTAACTCGCCTACGCCCTGATCCCGATTCACAGGCAGAGCACGAGGCGCCCTCTGTGCTGTCCGGCCGACTGCCCCCCTTTGCGACGATCTGCCGACTCTCGCCTGGGCTACGTAACCCACGTTAGGCACCAACCGGCCGGTCGTCGTCGGGCTTCCCCGCACTGCCCGCGAGTGCAATAATGCGCAGCCTTTGCCGTCTCGGCCGCTCGCGCATATCGGCGCGTCAGGTCTTTGTCCATGACTTCACACGCCCGCCCAACGCACCCACCAGAACTGAGCCACCGCACTACCTGGTCGGGATTGCGAGGTTGCGCACTGGCATTGGCGCTGTCTCACGCCGCGCGGCGTCTGGATGGCCCGCTCGTCGTGTTCACCGACACCGCCCGGGATAGCGATCGACTGGTGCAGGAGCTGCGCTTTTTCCTTCAAGATGCGCTACCCGTGCACGAGTTTCCGGATTGGGAGACACTGCCCTACGACGGCTTTTCACCGCCCCAAGGTATCGTCTCCGATCGGCTCGCGACGTTGGCCTCACTAGAAACCCTTCGTCGGGGCATCATTGTCACCCGCTTGAGCACGACGTCAGTGCGATTACCGCCCACCGACTACGTGTATGGATCCACCTTTCTTTTCTCACCGGGCGACCAACTCGATATGCAGGCGCTGCGCCGTCGTTTGACAGACGCGGGGTACTACGCGACTAGCCAAGTGAATGAGCACGGTGAGTTTGCGATCCGTGGTTCGCTGTTCGATATTTTCCCGGCAGGCAGCCCGCAACCGGTACGCGTTGACTTATTTGACGACGAGATCGAATCGCTCCGC
This window harbors:
- a CDS encoding phosphodiesterase; protein product: MNVKLPIVTLLLALLVVPTLAHSLSQRLTVDEHASGAQATVVESTAPSAIITQSNPAQAGAQPARGMTMAQVESRFGIPDVRRAPVGNPPITRWEYPSFVVYFEYRHVIHSVNKVSR